The Alteribacter populi genomic sequence CAAGATTCCTGAGCAATTATTTCACGCTGAAGAAACGAGACAACCGATGAATTTTATTAGCCATGTCCAAACATTTGATGAAAGTACAGCATATCATCTCCAAAACAAGTTTATTGACAAGAAATCAAAGGCAAAATCTGAACAGGTGAAGGGGTACAAAATCAGCATGACCAGTCCTGAAACCCAAGCTTTAGCTAATACTCATGAACCAGCATATGGAACCCTTTTAACTTCGAATGTATTAGAAGAACCGGTCTCACTTTCCCTAAATGAGTTGTTCGAACCGTTACTTGAACCTGAGGTGATATTCACATTGAAAGATGACCTGCCACCTCATGCGTCTTTAGATGAAATCCGTGAAAAAAGTGAGGTGAAAGCAGGGTTAGAGGTGCCAGACTCCCGATTTCATAACTGGTTTCCTAACTTTGGACTTATCGACCTCATTAGTGATAATGCATTCACTGGAAAAGTAATTACTTCTAAAGAAAAACAAGATGCAACGAGTATTTCGCAGCTTGAACAAATTCGAATGGACCTTTTTTATAATGACCGAAAGATTGCGGTAGGGCATTCATCCCAAGTGATGGGTAACCCTCTTGTATCTGTTCAATGGTTGGTTAAAAAACTGGCGATACAAGGAAAAACATTAAAAAAAGGAATGATCATTTCTTCTGGGACATTTATTTCGCCAATCCCTCTAGAGAAAGGAAATTATACGGTGTCATTTAGCGGCATTGGTTCCCTCTCTGTTACAATCACAGAGTAAATCAAGGTATGATTCCGTTTTGCGGAACGAAAGCTTAAATTCCTTGCTTTGCAAATGACATAAATGTTTGCCTCAAATCCATAATGTAGAATATTCGAGCTGTTATTTTCCCAAACTTTTTTAACATCCTCCTATCGAACATGCAGGAAGGTCACGGGTAAGCAAATGGAGAGGGGGAGTTTACTTTGCCGGGTATTCTCATAACAATCGCCTGGGTGATTGTAGGGATCCGCAGTACGATCCGCTTTGTAAAGCTAATTAATACCGGAATGAAAGATTGGCTTGAAGTACTGTTCCATTTGTCCATCATCCTTATTGCGCTCTCGTTTATATTGTAGGCACCTTAAAAGGCCGTATCTCTAACAAGATACGACCTTTTATTTTATCAATTTAATTAGTTAGCTATTCCGGTCCTAACTTTAAGTCTAACAGGTAGTCGATCAACGCTTGCTGCTCTTCCTCCGTAAAGCCCGCTTCCTCATCCACCCAATACTCATGCCCGGTTCCATCTACATGTACATCCCTTAACCGGGGATCGGATTTATTGGTTTCGATGATTTTCTCTCTTAAGTTACGGTCAACAAGCCCCTTTAAACTATTCCCAGGATCTGGTTTTATACCGGCATTCCACGTTCCTGGAATACCGATATCCTTTGACAGATCAGGTCCAACAGCAACTCCACCATCATGAAGGTAGGGAGGGGTCCATTGAAGCCCAATTAACCCTTTCACTTTATAAGCTCCATCGTTTCCATCAGCTAACGTTCGTTTAATCTCTTCTTTAGATAAATGATCGGTAGGAACCTTGAGTTTCTTCGCACTAGAAGGTATTGGTACAGGCGTATCAGGTGAATACGTCCAAGATTCGGTTCTAATCTTTTGGATATCGCGAAACGCCTTTGCTCGTGATGGCTCGGTTTTAGCCTCTTCAGCAGGAATTAGCTGATGGTTTGTATAACCGGCTCCTGCATGACAACTTGCACAATTTGCTTGATTAAAAATTTGCCTTCCTTCTTCGATAGAGGAGGAGTGATCCTTGGCTTTTGTGTTAGTAGGTGGACGTAAAATGTTTTGAAAAGCTGACATCGCATTAATTTGTTCACCAACTCTAAAACCCTCCGAGCTTACGAGTGTACCGTTAGGGGAGAAAAGAGACAATTTCGGAAAACTTGGTGGTTTGATCATTTCATTTACTCCCGGAACCTCGGGTGTATCATCTAATTTTGTGAAAAATTCAGATGGTTTCTCTCCACTCTCAGGATCGTAGCGATAGTTTTTATTTGCTGCATTTTGCAGGATCATGCCAATATACACTTCTTTGTCAATATCAAATAATTCATTGCTTTGTTCAAATTGAGCAAGCAAATCAGAATTTTGAGCATGTACATTATTATTCAAAGAGCTTAATCCCCGAAAAGGTCCAACCGATGCAAAGCCATTCCAACCATATGGGTGATCTGCGAGTGTAAAAGAATCAGGAATTTGTGTCGGGTTGCTTTCCAAATCCATCGTTGAATCAAAATTTCCAGGTGGCCAATTTGCCAATGTTTCATCTACGTGCGCTTCAACTTCTGCTGGATCAGGAAGGGAATGCTCTCCACCTTTACTTGCAGTGACTTTCCGTTTTTGATCATTAACATAAACTTCAATCCGCTCAAGGTCAGTATTGGTAAAATACGCTGTCGAGTTCGGAGCCATTGCTAACATCATTCCCGCATTAAAGTCTGCATTCGGTGCTCCTTCAACGACTTTCCCGGTGTCCCGGTCAACTGTTGCATGACAAGAAGCACAACTTGCTCCTACACGTACTTTACCCCGAGAGTATTCAATCGGCATGCCCATTGGAACGAATGCACCTTTAGGTACATCTAGGCCTGTTGAGATCTCTTCTCCTTTTTGATAGGTTCGGTCGCCGATTGTAATGTCTTTTGCCAGTTTAACTTTTAAATCATCCGTCCCTCTCCCCATGAGTTTTAACGTCGCTTTAGTAATACTCGGAATCGTAATTCCACCATCTACAATCCCTAAAATATCAGTCATGTATTCTTCGTTATTAAAGGTTTCTTTGTAAAATTGATCCCTTCCAAAATCGAGAAACTCGTCATCCACCTTAACAGCCCCATTAGAAGCAGAAAGGTCTTTTTGAGAAAATGAAGGATGACCTGCTTGTTCAAACGAAATTTGATCGCCCCATAGATCATAGCCGCGAAAATTACCATATGTAT encodes the following:
- a CDS encoding c-type cytochrome, with amino-acid sequence MRRKRWWIAFLVVILIGAVLAFTIEFEYAYMPDENDILNDTYGNFRGYDLWGDQISFEQAGHPSFSQKDLSASNGAVKVDDEFLDFGRDQFYKETFNNEEYMTDILGIVDGGITIPSITKATLKLMGRGTDDLKVKLAKDITIGDRTYQKGEEISTGLDVPKGAFVPMGMPIEYSRGKVRVGASCASCHATVDRDTGKVVEGAPNADFNAGMMLAMAPNSTAYFTNTDLERIEVYVNDQKRKVTASKGGEHSLPDPAEVEAHVDETLANWPPGNFDSTMDLESNPTQIPDSFTLADHPYGWNGFASVGPFRGLSSLNNNVHAQNSDLLAQFEQSNELFDIDKEVYIGMILQNAANKNYRYDPESGEKPSEFFTKLDDTPEVPGVNEMIKPPSFPKLSLFSPNGTLVSSEGFRVGEQINAMSAFQNILRPPTNTKAKDHSSSIEEGRQIFNQANCASCHAGAGYTNHQLIPAEEAKTEPSRAKAFRDIQKIRTESWTYSPDTPVPIPSSAKKLKVPTDHLSKEEIKRTLADGNDGAYKVKGLIGLQWTPPYLHDGGVAVGPDLSKDIGIPGTWNAGIKPDPGNSLKGLVDRNLREKIIETNKSDPRLRDVHVDGTGHEYWVDEEAGFTEEEQQALIDYLLDLKLGPE
- a CDS encoding 2-keto-4-pentenoate hydratase, with product MSYLDKIPEQLFHAEETRQPMNFISHVQTFDESTAYHLQNKFIDKKSKAKSEQVKGYKISMTSPETQALANTHEPAYGTLLTSNVLEEPVSLSLNELFEPLLEPEVIFTLKDDLPPHASLDEIREKSEVKAGLEVPDSRFHNWFPNFGLIDLISDNAFTGKVITSKEKQDATSISQLEQIRMDLFYNDRKIAVGHSSQVMGNPLVSVQWLVKKLAIQGKTLKKGMIISSGTFISPIPLEKGNYTVSFSGIGSLSVTITE